A portion of the Channa argus isolate prfri chromosome 19, Channa argus male v1.0, whole genome shotgun sequence genome contains these proteins:
- the LOC137104963 gene encoding somatomedin-B and thrombospondin type-1 domain-containing protein produces MGSSVEFLCLSLVLSTLGKNHLVSGGCLGKCCQGRDLSCFTTDWRMDRVYGTCYCDEGCVRNKDCCFDYFTDCPAHDCAMSDWSFWSGCAKPCEPSVRVRVRRIEQESSNSGKPCPSLEERAGCMEYRDHQGNHCGLNSGTAFITSEEFGKRRPKHDSYGNPLDPGFCVEFTLESRTPHCTVENRPHTHWMRYIAKGFKVCVACEPPAMHNNSGSCQGDGQESNKEALLHWQAVGNPQCHGTWRMIQKTQQCNCPPQHSFVFI; encoded by the exons ATGGGATCTTCTGTGGAGTTTCTCTGTTTGTCGCTAGTGCTTTCTACTCTTGGAAAGAACCACTTGGTGTCTGGTGGTTGTTTGGGCAAATGCTGCCAGGGCAGAGACTTAAGCTGTTTTACCACTGACTGGAGGATGGACCGGGTTTATGGGACGTGCTACTGTGATGAGGGCTGCGTCAGGAACAAGGACTGCTGCTTTGACTACTTCACAGATTGTCCAG CTCATGACTGTGCAATGAGTGACTGGAGCTTTTGGAGCGGCTGTGCAAAGCCCTGCGAGCCTTCAGTACGAGTTCGGGTCCGACGCATTGAGCAGGAATCCAGTAACAGTGGAAAGCCTTGTCCCAGTCTAGAGGAACGAGCCGGCTGCATGGAGTACAGAGACCACCAGGGAAACCACTGTGGACTCAACTCAG GAACTGCCTTCATCACTAGTGAGGAATTTGGCAAGAGAAGGCCCAAACATGACAGCTATGGAAACCCCCTAGACCCTGG GTTCTGTGTGGAATTCACACTGGAGTCCCGGACACCCCACTGCACAGTAGAGAAccggccacacacacactggatgcGCTATATAGCTAAAGgctttaaagtgtgtgtggctTGTGAACCTCCTGCCATGCACAACAACAGTGGCAGCTGCCAAGGAGATGGACAGGAATCTAACAA AGAAGCTTTGCTCCACTGGCAGGCAGTGGGGAACCCGCAGTGCCATGGGACATGGAGAATGATACAGAAAACTCAGCAGTGCAACTGTCCCCCACAACACAGCTTCGTCTTCATCTGA
- the si:ch211-171b20.3 gene encoding uncharacterized protein si:ch211-171b20.3 isoform X1, whose amino-acid sequence MMAFQVNAKALISEGSSSCSQRGPGAPGYPIYRSFGMRSGGGQAALRPNNHLRRTFPVIPPLSTSRDGRALVSGFVVGGSPILVKEDKLQSQNNDLVKDICRRHFLYDKQRARLERARTVIPPLPRQYNVHRPGNLYPFSFSKELSHSHAGQPFTLGYPERYELNINPAILFPPTLCLNGRNVFSAENCKLSGPKVNYPAHNLLTVKDNQKTSCNTEQSYPDPMVKAPHSFIQRISELSSLEGETVRQEKLKKMRKARKPPS is encoded by the exons ATGATGGCTTTCCAGGTCAACGCCAAGGCTTTAATTTCGGAGGGAAGCTCAAGTTGCAGCCAGCGGGGCCCCGGTGCGCCTGGATATCCAATATACCGGAGCTTCGGAATGAGATCAGGTGGAGGACAAGCAGCGCTCAGGCCAAACAATCATTTAAGGAGGACATTTCCTGTGATACCGCCGTTGAGCA CTTCCAGGGATGGACGAGCCTTGGTAAGCGGCTTCGTGGTTGGAGG GTCACCTATCTTGGTCAAAGAAGACAAGCTGCAGTCTCAGAACAATGACCTGGTTAAGGACATCTGCCGGAGACACTTTCTATATGATAAACAAC gTGCCAGGTTAGAGAGGGCCAGAACTGTGATCCCTCCACTGCCAAGACAGTATAATGTGCACAGACCTGGCAACCTGTATCCCTTCAGCTTCTCCAAGGAGCTTTCCCACAGCCATGCAGGGCAGCCCTTCACCCTGGG CTACCCCGAAAGATATGAATTGAACATAAATCCAGCCATCCTCTTTCCGCCCACTTTATGCCTCAATGGCAGAAATGTCTTCTCAGCTGAGAACTGCAAGCTCAGCGG GCCTAAGGTGAATTATCCAGCACACAACCTACTGACTGTTAAAGACAATCAAAAGA CCTCTTGCAATACAGAGCAGTCCTATCCAGACCCAATGGTCAAAGCGCCTCACTCCTTTATCCAAAGGATATCTGAGCTGTCCTCTTTGGAAGGTGAGACTGTGAGACAAGAGAAGCTCAAGAAAATGAGGAAAGCCAGAAAACCTCCATCCTGA
- the si:ch211-171b20.3 gene encoding uncharacterized protein si:ch211-171b20.3 isoform X3, with translation MCNKNVCRTSTMMAFQVNAKALISEGSSSCSQRGPGAPGYPIYRSFGMRSGGGQAALRPNNHLRRTFPVIPPLSTSRDGRALVSGFVVGGSPILVKEDKLQSQNNDLVKDICRRHFLYDKQRARLERARTVIPPLPRQYNVHRPGNLYPFSFSKELSHSHAGQPFTLGYPERYELNINPAILFPPTLCLNGRNVFSAENCKLSGPKVNYPAHNLLTVKDNQKTSCNTEQSYPDPMVKAPHSFIQRISELSSLEGETVRQEKLKKMRKARKPPS, from the exons atgtgtaataaaaatgtttgtaggaCATCCACCATGATGGCTTTCCAGGTCAACGCCAAGGCTTTAATTTCGGAGGGAAGCTCAAGTTGCAGCCAGCGGGGCCCCGGTGCGCCTGGATATCCAATATACCGGAGCTTCGGAATGAGATCAGGTGGAGGACAAGCAGCGCTCAGGCCAAACAATCATTTAAGGAGGACATTTCCTGTGATACCGCCGTTGAGCA CTTCCAGGGATGGACGAGCCTTGGTAAGCGGCTTCGTGGTTGGAGG GTCACCTATCTTGGTCAAAGAAGACAAGCTGCAGTCTCAGAACAATGACCTGGTTAAGGACATCTGCCGGAGACACTTTCTATATGATAAACAAC gTGCCAGGTTAGAGAGGGCCAGAACTGTGATCCCTCCACTGCCAAGACAGTATAATGTGCACAGACCTGGCAACCTGTATCCCTTCAGCTTCTCCAAGGAGCTTTCCCACAGCCATGCAGGGCAGCCCTTCACCCTGGG CTACCCCGAAAGATATGAATTGAACATAAATCCAGCCATCCTCTTTCCGCCCACTTTATGCCTCAATGGCAGAAATGTCTTCTCAGCTGAGAACTGCAAGCTCAGCGG GCCTAAGGTGAATTATCCAGCACACAACCTACTGACTGTTAAAGACAATCAAAAGA CCTCTTGCAATACAGAGCAGTCCTATCCAGACCCAATGGTCAAAGCGCCTCACTCCTTTATCCAAAGGATATCTGAGCTGTCCTCTTTGGAAGGTGAGACTGTGAGACAAGAGAAGCTCAAGAAAATGAGGAAAGCCAGAAAACCTCCATCCTGA
- the si:ch211-171b20.3 gene encoding uncharacterized protein si:ch211-171b20.3 isoform X2, giving the protein MRSLLVCSLLRVLTAVTQDIHHDGFPGQRQGFNFGGKLKLQPAGPRCAWISNIPELRNEIRWRTSSAQAKQSFKEDISCDTAVEQSPILVKEDKLQSQNNDLVKDICRRHFLYDKQRARLERARTVIPPLPRQYNVHRPGNLYPFSFSKELSHSHAGQPFTLGYPERYELNINPAILFPPTLCLNGRNVFSAENCKLSGPKVNYPAHNLLTVKDNQKTSCNTEQSYPDPMVKAPHSFIQRISELSSLEGETVRQEKLKKMRKARKPPS; this is encoded by the exons ATGAGGTCCCTTCTGGTTTGTTCATTGCTAAGGGTGCTCACAGCTGTAACTCAG gaCATCCACCATGATGGCTTTCCAGGTCAACGCCAAGGCTTTAATTTCGGAGGGAAGCTCAAGTTGCAGCCAGCGGGGCCCCGGTGCGCCTGGATATCCAATATACCGGAGCTTCGGAATGAGATCAGGTGGAGGACAAGCAGCGCTCAGGCCAAACAATCATTTAAGGAGGACATTTCCTGTGATACCGCCGTTGAGCA GTCACCTATCTTGGTCAAAGAAGACAAGCTGCAGTCTCAGAACAATGACCTGGTTAAGGACATCTGCCGGAGACACTTTCTATATGATAAACAAC gTGCCAGGTTAGAGAGGGCCAGAACTGTGATCCCTCCACTGCCAAGACAGTATAATGTGCACAGACCTGGCAACCTGTATCCCTTCAGCTTCTCCAAGGAGCTTTCCCACAGCCATGCAGGGCAGCCCTTCACCCTGGG CTACCCCGAAAGATATGAATTGAACATAAATCCAGCCATCCTCTTTCCGCCCACTTTATGCCTCAATGGCAGAAATGTCTTCTCAGCTGAGAACTGCAAGCTCAGCGG GCCTAAGGTGAATTATCCAGCACACAACCTACTGACTGTTAAAGACAATCAAAAGA CCTCTTGCAATACAGAGCAGTCCTATCCAGACCCAATGGTCAAAGCGCCTCACTCCTTTATCCAAAGGATATCTGAGCTGTCCTCTTTGGAAGGTGAGACTGTGAGACAAGAGAAGCTCAAGAAAATGAGGAAAGCCAGAAAACCTCCATCCTGA
- the terf1 gene encoding telomeric repeat-binding factor 1 isoform X1 — protein sequence MSENNSAVDAEESVSFSRVTAVVTDWMLDFLFVSLCRSFKEGKLDDFNVRLSSFEAICHSPSLKGDLCENKKMITAFLARVMHGKQLDVQFEEDENVMPLMSAAKIWSHLEDTVADKSVFKNITILLLVQSVAVCLENGQITSACSALKWLENNQKFPQNVRVKLSKIVKQKETYHPFLMNLSYSCLLEKIQCYLDAYLEKNPCDYLLKAATKIIQLSTNTEDLKDMGTQESSLSKKNKNRGNETATCLRRKRKLLSTTISDVWKPDTCKKPYVYLRRISKNELSHLTSAKSVNTSEIHKRRKPPQKWTPQLDKYLKAGVERHGQGKWARILLDFDFEGRTGTMLKDRWRVLTRSQL from the exons ATGTCTGAGAACAACAGTGCAGTCGATGCCGAAGAAAGCGTCAGTTTTTCCCGTGTAACAGCTGTCGTTACAGACTGGATGCTGGACTTTTTGTTTGTAAGCCTGTGTCGGAGTTTCAAAGAAGGGAAACTCGACGATTTCAACGTGAGGCTCTCAAGTTTCGAGG ccATTTGTCACAGTCCATCTCTTAAAGGAGACctatgtgaaaacaaaaaaatgataaCTGCCTTCCTTGCAAGAGTCATGCATGGCAAGCAGTTGG ATGTCCAGTTTGAAGAGGATGAAAATGTGATGCCTCTCATGTCTGCCGCTAAGATTTGGTCACATTTGGAAGACACTGTAGCAGACAAAAGCgtgtttaaaaacattaccaTCCTTCTGCTTGTCCAG TCTGTGGCTGTGTGCTTAGAGAACGGCCAAATAACTTCTGCCTGCTCTGCCCTCAAGTGGCTCGAGAATAATCAAAAATTCCCACAG AATGTGCGAGTGAAGTTGTCAAAAATAGTGAAACAGAAGGAAACATACCATCCATTCCTGATGAACCTCAGCTACAGCTGCCTACTAGAGAAAATCCAGTGTTACTTGGATGCCTACCTGGAAAAGAATCCCTGTGATTATCTTCTGAAG gcAGCCACAAAGATTATCCAGTTATCAACAAATACGGAGGATTTGAAGGACATGGGGACACAGGAGAGCTCTCTCtctaaaaagaataaaaa CAGGGGAAATGAGACTGCCACATGTTTGAG AAGAAAACGAAAACTACTCTCAACCACAATTTCTGATGTATGGAAACCTGATACATGCAAGAAGCCTTATGTCTATCTCAGAAGGATTTCCAAGAATg AGTTGTCTCATTTGACATCTGCAAAGTCAGTGAACACCTCAGAAATtcataaaagaagaaaaccacCTCAA aAGTGGACACCGCAGCTGGACAAATATCTCAAGGCTGGTGTTGAGCGTCATGGCCAAGGGAAGTGGGCTCGCATATTATTGGACTTTGACTTTGAAGGACGCACTGGAACCATGCTCAAAGACCGCTGGAGAGTTTTAACGAGAAGTCAGCTATAG
- the terf1 gene encoding telomeric repeat-binding factor 1 isoform X2 → MSENNSAVDAEESVSFSRVTAVVTDWMLDFLFVSLCRSFKEGKLDDFNVRLSSFEAICHSPSLKGDLCENKKMITAFLARVMHGKQLDVQFEEDENVMPLMSAAKIWSHLEDTVADKSVFKNITILLLVQSVAVCLENGQITSACSALKWLENNQKFPQNVRVKLSKIVKQKETYHPFLMNLSYSCLLEKIQCYLDAYLEKNPCDYLLKAATKIIQLSTNTEDLKDMGTQESSLSKKNKKGNETATCLRRKRKLLSTTISDVWKPDTCKKPYVYLRRISKNELSHLTSAKSVNTSEIHKRRKPPQKWTPQLDKYLKAGVERHGQGKWARILLDFDFEGRTGTMLKDRWRVLTRSQL, encoded by the exons ATGTCTGAGAACAACAGTGCAGTCGATGCCGAAGAAAGCGTCAGTTTTTCCCGTGTAACAGCTGTCGTTACAGACTGGATGCTGGACTTTTTGTTTGTAAGCCTGTGTCGGAGTTTCAAAGAAGGGAAACTCGACGATTTCAACGTGAGGCTCTCAAGTTTCGAGG ccATTTGTCACAGTCCATCTCTTAAAGGAGACctatgtgaaaacaaaaaaatgataaCTGCCTTCCTTGCAAGAGTCATGCATGGCAAGCAGTTGG ATGTCCAGTTTGAAGAGGATGAAAATGTGATGCCTCTCATGTCTGCCGCTAAGATTTGGTCACATTTGGAAGACACTGTAGCAGACAAAAGCgtgtttaaaaacattaccaTCCTTCTGCTTGTCCAG TCTGTGGCTGTGTGCTTAGAGAACGGCCAAATAACTTCTGCCTGCTCTGCCCTCAAGTGGCTCGAGAATAATCAAAAATTCCCACAG AATGTGCGAGTGAAGTTGTCAAAAATAGTGAAACAGAAGGAAACATACCATCCATTCCTGATGAACCTCAGCTACAGCTGCCTACTAGAGAAAATCCAGTGTTACTTGGATGCCTACCTGGAAAAGAATCCCTGTGATTATCTTCTGAAG gcAGCCACAAAGATTATCCAGTTATCAACAAATACGGAGGATTTGAAGGACATGGGGACACAGGAGAGCTCTCTCtctaaaaagaataaaaa GGGAAATGAGACTGCCACATGTTTGAG AAGAAAACGAAAACTACTCTCAACCACAATTTCTGATGTATGGAAACCTGATACATGCAAGAAGCCTTATGTCTATCTCAGAAGGATTTCCAAGAATg AGTTGTCTCATTTGACATCTGCAAAGTCAGTGAACACCTCAGAAATtcataaaagaagaaaaccacCTCAA aAGTGGACACCGCAGCTGGACAAATATCTCAAGGCTGGTGTTGAGCGTCATGGCCAAGGGAAGTGGGCTCGCATATTATTGGACTTTGACTTTGAAGGACGCACTGGAACCATGCTCAAAGACCGCTGGAGAGTTTTAACGAGAAGTCAGCTATAG
- the rpl7 gene encoding 60S ribosomal protein L7 produces the protein MLHMRKGNFSFSVDAMADAEKKVPAVPESLLKRRKAFAAMKAVRIKKLLAEKKARKVTRKLIYKRAEKYHKEYRQMYRREIRLARTARKVGNYYVPAEPKLAYVVRIRGINGVSPKVRKVLQLLRLRQIFNGVFVKLNKASINMLRIAEPYIAWGYPNLKSVRELIYKRGYGRIRKQRIALTDNALVEKALGKYGIICVEDLIHEIYTVGKNFKPANNFLWPFKLSSPRGGMNKKTTHFVEGGDAGNREDQINRLIRRMN, from the exons ATGTTGCACATGCGCAAAGGAAATTTCTCTTTCTCGGTGGACGCAATGGCGGATGCAGA aaaaaaggttcCTGCGGTCCCTGAGAGCCTTTTGAAAAGGCGAAAGGCCTTCGCAGCCATGAAGGCCGTACGTATCAAGAAGTTGTTGGCTGAGAAAAAG GCCCGTAAAGTGACCAGGAAACTGATCTACAAGAGGGCTGAGAAGTACCACAAGGAGTACAGGCAGATGTACAGACGTGAAATCCGCCTGGCTCGTACTGCGCGCAAGGTTGGAAACTACTATGTGCCAGCTGAGCCCAAACTAGCCTATGTCGTCAGGATCAGAGG TATCAATGGTGTGAGCCCCAAAGTCCGCAAAGTTCTTCAGCTGCTCCGTCTGCGCCAGATCTTCAATGGTGTGTTCGTCAAGCTGAACAAGGCTTCGATCAACATGCTCAGGATTGCTGAGCCTTACATCGCTTGGGG ATACCCCAACCTGAAGTCTGTGCGTGAGCTCATCTACAAACGTGGCTATGGCAGGATCAGGAAACAGCGCATTGCCCTCACTGATAACGCTCTGGTGGAAAAGGCCCTTG GCAAATACGGCATCATCTGTGTTGAGGACCTCATCCATGAGATTTACACAGTTGGAAAGAACTTCAAACCCGCCAATAACTTCCTGTGGCCCTTCAAGCTGTCGTCACCACGTGGTGGTATGAACAAGAAGACCACCCACTTCGTGGAAGGAGGAGATGCTGGCAACAGGGAGGATCAGATCAACAGACTGATCAGGAGAATGAACTAA
- the si:ch211-171b20.3 gene encoding uncharacterized protein si:ch211-171b20.3 isoform X4 — protein MDEPWSPILVKEDKLQSQNNDLVKDICRRHFLYDKQRARLERARTVIPPLPRQYNVHRPGNLYPFSFSKELSHSHAGQPFTLGYPERYELNINPAILFPPTLCLNGRNVFSAENCKLSGPKVNYPAHNLLTVKDNQKTSCNTEQSYPDPMVKAPHSFIQRISELSSLEGETVRQEKLKKMRKARKPPS, from the exons ATGGACGAGCCTTG GTCACCTATCTTGGTCAAAGAAGACAAGCTGCAGTCTCAGAACAATGACCTGGTTAAGGACATCTGCCGGAGACACTTTCTATATGATAAACAAC gTGCCAGGTTAGAGAGGGCCAGAACTGTGATCCCTCCACTGCCAAGACAGTATAATGTGCACAGACCTGGCAACCTGTATCCCTTCAGCTTCTCCAAGGAGCTTTCCCACAGCCATGCAGGGCAGCCCTTCACCCTGGG CTACCCCGAAAGATATGAATTGAACATAAATCCAGCCATCCTCTTTCCGCCCACTTTATGCCTCAATGGCAGAAATGTCTTCTCAGCTGAGAACTGCAAGCTCAGCGG GCCTAAGGTGAATTATCCAGCACACAACCTACTGACTGTTAAAGACAATCAAAAGA CCTCTTGCAATACAGAGCAGTCCTATCCAGACCCAATGGTCAAAGCGCCTCACTCCTTTATCCAAAGGATATCTGAGCTGTCCTCTTTGGAAGGTGAGACTGTGAGACAAGAGAAGCTCAAGAAAATGAGGAAAGCCAGAAAACCTCCATCCTGA